From Rhodococcus sp. B7740, one genomic window encodes:
- a CDS encoding cystathionine gamma-synthase codes for MSEQRSKADNTSWQGFSTKAVHAGYEPDPLTGAVNVPIYASSTFAQDGVGGMRSGFEYARTGNPTRRPLEANLAAIESGTYGRAFSSGMAATDCLLRSALRPGDHLVIPNDAYGGTYRLIDKVFTQWGIEYSVAAVSDVDEVRAAMRPNTKLVWVETPTNPLLNVGDIEALSGVAHEGGAKLVVDNTFASPYLQQPLSLGADVVLHSTTKYIGGHSDVVGGALVTDSEELDTAFAFLQNGAGGVPGPFDAFLTLRGIKTLALRMERHSDNAEKIVEFLEGHPAISQVIYPGLESHPSHAVAAKQMRRFGGMVSVRLAGGKQAALDFCAKTEIFTLAESLGGVESLIEHPGAMTHASTAGSLLEVPDDLVRLSVGIEDGADLVGDVEQALA; via the coding sequence ATGAGTGAGCAGCGCAGCAAGGCAGACAACACCTCCTGGCAGGGCTTTTCCACGAAGGCGGTGCACGCCGGCTACGAGCCGGATCCGCTGACCGGCGCGGTGAACGTGCCGATCTACGCCAGCTCCACCTTCGCTCAGGACGGCGTCGGCGGTATGCGCAGCGGTTTCGAGTACGCGCGCACCGGCAACCCGACGCGTCGGCCGCTCGAAGCCAACCTGGCGGCCATCGAGTCCGGCACCTACGGGCGCGCGTTCTCCTCGGGCATGGCGGCGACGGACTGCCTGCTCCGCTCGGCGCTTCGCCCCGGTGACCACCTCGTCATCCCCAACGACGCCTACGGCGGCACGTACCGATTGATCGACAAGGTCTTCACCCAGTGGGGCATCGAGTACTCGGTGGCTGCGGTGTCGGATGTCGACGAGGTCCGCGCGGCGATGCGCCCGAACACCAAGCTGGTCTGGGTCGAGACGCCCACCAACCCGTTGCTCAACGTCGGTGACATCGAGGCGCTCTCGGGCGTCGCGCACGAGGGCGGGGCCAAGCTGGTCGTCGACAACACGTTCGCGTCCCCGTATCTGCAGCAGCCCCTGAGCCTCGGTGCCGACGTGGTGCTGCACTCGACCACCAAGTACATCGGCGGACACTCCGATGTCGTCGGCGGCGCGCTGGTGACCGACAGCGAAGAGCTCGATACGGCGTTCGCGTTCCTGCAGAACGGCGCGGGCGGTGTTCCGGGACCGTTCGACGCGTTCCTGACCTTGCGCGGCATCAAGACTCTCGCGCTGCGGATGGAGCGACACAGCGACAACGCCGAGAAGATCGTGGAATTCCTCGAGGGGCATCCGGCCATTTCGCAGGTCATCTATCCCGGACTCGAATCGCACCCGTCTCATGCGGTCGCGGCGAAGCAGATGCGACGGTTCGGCGGCATGGTGTCGGTGCGGCTGGCCGGCGGCAAGCAGGCTGCACTCGACTTCTGCGCGAAGACCGAGATCTTCACCCTGGCGGAGTCCTTGGGCGGCGTCGAGTCGCTGATCGAACATCCCGGCGCGATGACCCACGCCTCGACGGCCGGTTCGTTGCTCGAGGTACCCGACGATCTCGTGCGGCTGTCGGTCGGCATCGAGGACGGTGCCGACCTGGTCGGCGACGTCGAGCAAGCATTGGCATGA
- a CDS encoding acetyl-CoA C-acetyltransferase, protein MPEAVIVATARSPIGRAMKGSLKDIRPDDLTAQMVAAALAKVPSLDPKDVDDLLLGCGLPGGMQGNNLARIVAVQLGYDSLPGTTITRYCSSSLQTTRMALHAIKAGEGDVFISAGVESVSSFVHGSSDSLPESHNPIFADAEARTKKAQEEGADSWTDPRENGELPDAYIAMGQTAENVALLTGITREDQDHWGVRSQNRAEEAINAGFFEREITPVTLADGTVVSTDDGPRAGTTYEKISQLKPVFRPNGTITAGNACPLNDGAAALVIMSDTKAKELGLTPLARIVSTGVTGTSPEIMGLGPIEATRKALKIAGMSISDIDLFEINEAFAVQVLGSARDLGIEEDKLNVSGGAIAIGHPFGMTGARITTTLLNNLTTHDKTFGVETMCVGGGMGMAMVLERLS, encoded by the coding sequence ATGCCAGAGGCAGTCATCGTCGCCACCGCGCGCTCACCGATCGGCAGGGCGATGAAGGGGTCGCTCAAGGACATTCGCCCCGACGACCTCACCGCTCAGATGGTCGCCGCTGCGCTGGCCAAGGTGCCCTCGCTCGACCCGAAGGACGTCGACGACCTGCTTCTGGGCTGCGGACTGCCCGGCGGCATGCAGGGCAACAACCTCGCTCGCATCGTCGCGGTTCAGCTCGGCTACGACTCCCTGCCCGGAACGACGATCACGCGATACTGTTCGTCCTCGCTGCAGACCACCCGCATGGCGCTGCACGCGATCAAGGCGGGCGAAGGTGACGTGTTCATCTCGGCCGGTGTCGAGAGCGTGTCCAGCTTCGTTCACGGCAGCTCCGACTCGCTCCCCGAGAGCCACAACCCGATCTTCGCCGACGCCGAGGCCCGTACCAAGAAGGCACAGGAAGAGGGCGCGGACAGCTGGACCGACCCCCGCGAGAACGGCGAACTGCCCGACGCGTACATCGCGATGGGCCAGACGGCAGAGAATGTCGCGCTTCTGACCGGCATCACCCGCGAGGACCAGGACCACTGGGGCGTGCGCAGCCAGAACCGCGCCGAAGAGGCCATCAACGCCGGATTCTTCGAGCGGGAGATCACCCCGGTGACCCTCGCCGACGGCACCGTGGTCAGCACCGACGACGGCCCTCGCGCCGGCACCACGTACGAGAAGATCAGCCAGCTCAAGCCGGTCTTCCGACCCAACGGCACGATCACTGCCGGCAACGCCTGCCCGCTGAACGACGGCGCAGCAGCGCTCGTCATCATGAGCGACACCAAGGCCAAGGAACTGGGCCTGACCCCGCTGGCGCGCATCGTCTCCACCGGCGTCACCGGCACCTCTCCCGAGATCATGGGCCTCGGACCGATCGAGGCCACCCGCAAGGCGCTGAAGATCGCGGGCATGTCGATCTCCGACATCGACCTGTTCGAGATCAACGAGGCCTTCGCGGTGCAGGTCCTCGGTTCGGCGCGCGACCTCGGCATCGAGGAGGACAAGCTCAACGTCTCCGGCGGTGCCATCGCCATCGGCCACCCGTTCGGTATGACCGGTGCCCGGATCACCACCACGCTGCTGAACAACCTGACGACACACGACAAGACGTTCGGCGTCGAGACCATGTGCGTCGGCGGCGGCATGGGCATGGCCATGGTGCTGGAACGTCTCAGCTGA
- a CDS encoding acyl-CoA dehydrogenase family protein: protein MANSQSVDELFAIDSLLDDEERQIRDTVRKFGNERIRPHIADWFDDGTVPARELAKELGSLGLLGMHLEGYGCAGTSATAYGLACLELEAIDSGIRSLVSVQGSLAMFAIWKYGSEEQKQQWLPGMAEGSLIGCFGLTEADFGSNPGGMLTRAKRDGDDWILNGSKMWITNGPVADVAVVWAQTDDKVRGFVVPTDTPGFTANTVKKKLSLRASITGELVFDDVRLPADAMLPEARGLSGPLSCLNEARFGIVFGAMGAARDCIESAIEYSKTRAVFDKPLAGYQLTQAKLANMALELGKGQLLALHLGRLKDKGQLPGERVSLGKLNNVREAIKIARECRTILAANGITLEYPVLRHANNLESVLTYEGTSEVHQLVIGQALTGSSAFR, encoded by the coding sequence GTGGCCAACTCCCAGAGCGTCGACGAACTGTTCGCGATCGATTCACTACTCGACGACGAAGAGCGTCAGATCCGAGACACCGTCCGCAAGTTCGGCAACGAGCGCATCCGTCCACACATCGCCGACTGGTTCGACGACGGCACTGTGCCGGCCCGTGAACTGGCCAAGGAACTGGGCTCGCTCGGGTTGCTGGGCATGCATCTCGAGGGCTACGGCTGCGCCGGAACCTCCGCGACGGCGTACGGCCTGGCCTGCCTCGAGCTCGAGGCGATCGACTCCGGCATTCGATCGCTGGTCTCGGTGCAGGGCTCACTGGCGATGTTCGCCATCTGGAAGTACGGCTCCGAGGAGCAGAAGCAGCAGTGGCTACCGGGCATGGCCGAGGGATCGCTGATCGGTTGCTTCGGGCTCACCGAGGCCGACTTCGGATCGAACCCAGGAGGCATGCTCACCCGCGCCAAGCGCGACGGTGACGACTGGATCCTCAACGGCAGCAAGATGTGGATCACCAACGGGCCGGTCGCCGACGTCGCCGTCGTGTGGGCCCAGACCGACGACAAGGTCAGGGGTTTCGTCGTCCCCACGGACACCCCCGGATTCACCGCCAACACGGTCAAGAAGAAGCTCTCGCTCCGCGCGTCGATCACCGGCGAGTTGGTGTTCGACGACGTCCGGCTTCCTGCCGACGCGATGCTGCCCGAAGCCCGCGGCCTGAGCGGCCCGTTGAGTTGCCTGAACGAGGCCCGCTTCGGCATCGTCTTCGGTGCCATGGGCGCGGCGCGGGATTGCATCGAGTCGGCGATCGAGTACTCCAAGACCCGCGCGGTGTTCGACAAGCCGCTGGCCGGGTACCAACTCACCCAGGCCAAGCTCGCCAACATGGCCCTCGAACTCGGCAAGGGTCAGCTGCTCGCGCTGCACCTGGGCCGACTGAAGGACAAGGGTCAGCTACCGGGTGAGCGAGTGTCGCTCGGCAAGCTCAACAACGTGCGCGAAGCGATCAAGATTGCTCGTGAATGCCGAACGATCCTGGCCGCCAACGGAATCACGCTGGAATACCCGGTGCTCCGACACGCCAACAACCTCGAATCGGTCCTCACCTACGAGGGCACGTCCGAGGTTCATCAGCTCGTGATCGGGCAGGCGCTGACGGGCTCCAGCGCTTTCCGATGA
- a CDS encoding cystathionine beta-synthase yields MRIAQHITELIGNTPLVKLSTVIGDGAGTVAAKIEYLNPGGSSKDRIAVKMIDAAEASGELKPGGTIVEPTSGNTGVGLALVAQQRGYKCVFVCPDKVGEDKRNVLRAYGAEVVVCPTAVAPEDPNSYYSVSDRLVREIEGAWKPNQYSNPAGPASHYETTGPEIWADTDGKITHFVAGVGTGGTISGTGKYLKEVSGGKVKVIGVDPEGSVYSGGTGRPYLVEGVGEDFWPTAYDPSIPDEIIAVSDADSFDMTRRLAREEGLLVGGSCGMAAVAAIQVAEREGPDALVVVLLPDGGRGYLAKIFNDSWMSSYGFLRSRLDGTTEETSVGAVLRGKSGALPDLVHTHPSETVRDAIEILREYGVSQMPVVGAEPPVMAGEVAGSVTERDLLSAVFEGRAALADPVAKHMSAPFPLIGAGETVSDATKALGESDALMVVEEGKPVGVITRHDLLGFLSKGA; encoded by the coding sequence ATGCGCATCGCACAGCACATCACCGAACTCATCGGCAACACCCCGTTGGTGAAGTTGTCCACCGTCATCGGCGACGGCGCCGGCACTGTCGCGGCCAAGATCGAATACCTCAACCCGGGTGGTTCGTCCAAGGACCGCATCGCCGTCAAGATGATCGACGCGGCCGAGGCGTCCGGTGAACTGAAGCCCGGCGGCACCATCGTCGAACCCACGTCCGGCAACACCGGCGTCGGTCTCGCACTGGTCGCGCAGCAGCGTGGCTACAAGTGTGTGTTCGTGTGCCCCGACAAGGTCGGTGAGGACAAGCGCAACGTGCTGCGCGCGTACGGAGCCGAGGTCGTCGTCTGCCCCACGGCCGTCGCGCCCGAGGACCCCAACAGCTACTACAGCGTCTCGGATCGACTCGTTCGCGAGATCGAGGGAGCCTGGAAGCCCAACCAGTACTCCAACCCGGCGGGCCCGGCCAGCCACTACGAGACCACCGGTCCCGAGATCTGGGCCGACACCGACGGCAAGATCACCCACTTCGTCGCAGGCGTCGGCACCGGCGGCACCATCTCCGGCACCGGCAAGTACCTCAAGGAGGTCTCCGGCGGCAAGGTCAAGGTCATCGGCGTCGACCCCGAGGGCTCGGTGTACTCCGGAGGTACGGGACGCCCGTACCTCGTCGAGGGCGTCGGCGAGGACTTCTGGCCGACCGCCTACGACCCGTCCATCCCGGACGAGATCATCGCGGTCTCCGATGCCGATTCGTTCGACATGACCCGTCGCCTCGCACGGGAGGAGGGCCTGCTGGTCGGCGGCTCGTGCGGCATGGCTGCCGTTGCTGCTATCCAGGTCGCCGAGCGTGAAGGTCCCGACGCGCTGGTCGTCGTGCTGCTGCCCGATGGCGGACGCGGCTACCTGGCCAAGATCTTCAACGATTCCTGGATGTCCTCGTACGGATTCCTGCGTTCACGCCTGGACGGCACCACCGAGGAGACCTCCGTCGGTGCAGTGCTGCGCGGCAAGTCCGGCGCGCTCCCGGACCTGGTGCACACCCACCCGTCGGAAACCGTGCGTGACGCCATCGAGATCCTGCGCGAGTACGGCGTCTCGCAGATGCCCGTGGTCGGTGCCGAGCCGCCCGTCATGGCAGGCGAGGTTGCCGGCAGCGTCACCGAGCGCGATCTGCTGAGCGCCGTGTTCGAGGGACGGGCCGCGTTGGCCGACCCCGTCGCCAAGCACATGAGCGCGCCGTTCCCGCTGATCGGTGCCGGAGAGACTGTCTCCGACGCCACCAAGGCACTCGGCGAATCCGATGCGCTGATGGTCGTCGAGGAAGGCAAGCCCGTCGGCGTCATCACCCGCCACGATCTGCTCGGATTTCTCAGCAAGGGAGCCTAG
- a CDS encoding SGNH/GDSL hydrolase family protein produces MTASGWRTAAKASAATVLAGSGAGTASWAAYRHLMAQAAAARGVIGRTTAKPPEADGVYTAGCVAPERWRLGSSADIHLMIFGDSTAAGVGCTVADEVPGVLLARGLAEETGQRIRLSTKAIAGATSKGLEGQVDAMFVAGPPPDAAVIFIGANDVTKKFSIPASAARLGDAVERLTAKGCVVAVGTCPDLGVVTAIPQPLRTVVRNWGRRLAHAQTARTLSAGGHPVALADLLAPEFLAAPDTMFSADRFHPSAAGYELAAQQILPVLASALGVWHGGPLPELPTVSAAVESRKPIPRATAALDRFLRRRTAELDAEITTASEDLVRRGSADSAGL; encoded by the coding sequence GTGACGGCGAGCGGATGGCGTACCGCTGCAAAAGCGAGCGCCGCGACAGTGCTGGCAGGCTCGGGAGCAGGGACGGCGTCCTGGGCCGCGTACCGACATCTGATGGCGCAGGCCGCTGCGGCGCGTGGCGTCATCGGGCGCACCACGGCCAAACCACCGGAGGCGGACGGCGTCTACACAGCGGGCTGCGTGGCCCCGGAACGGTGGCGATTGGGAAGTTCAGCAGATATTCATCTGATGATCTTCGGCGACTCCACCGCGGCAGGCGTCGGCTGCACCGTCGCCGACGAGGTTCCCGGCGTTCTGCTGGCCAGAGGATTGGCGGAGGAAACAGGCCAACGAATTCGCTTGAGCACCAAGGCAATTGCCGGTGCCACATCCAAGGGACTCGAAGGCCAGGTCGACGCCATGTTCGTCGCAGGTCCCCCTCCCGACGCCGCGGTCATCTTCATCGGCGCGAACGACGTCACCAAGAAGTTCTCCATTCCGGCTTCGGCGGCCCGACTGGGCGACGCGGTGGAGCGGCTCACCGCCAAGGGCTGCGTCGTCGCCGTGGGTACGTGCCCCGATCTCGGTGTCGTGACGGCCATTCCGCAGCCGCTGCGTACCGTCGTCCGCAATTGGGGTCGCCGCCTCGCCCACGCCCAGACTGCCCGCACGCTCAGCGCGGGCGGGCATCCGGTGGCCCTGGCCGATCTGCTGGCTCCCGAGTTCCTGGCGGCCCCCGACACCATGTTCTCGGCGGACCGCTTCCATCCCTCGGCGGCCGGCTACGAGCTTGCCGCACAGCAGATTCTGCCGGTGCTCGCCTCCGCCCTCGGCGTGTGGCACGGTGGTCCGCTGCCCGAACTGCCGACGGTGTCTGCTGCCGTCGAATCGCGCAAGCCGATCCCCCGTGCCACCGCAGCCCTCGACCGATTTCTGCGCCGGCGAACGGCAGAACTCGACGCCGAGATCACCACTGCGTCGGAGGATCTCGTACGTCGCGGCAGCGCCGATTCGGCGGGGTTGTAA
- a CDS encoding glutamate racemase: MIVALIDSGLGMLPTAARLRQVRPELDLVLMMDPDNAPWGPKPDRWVIDRVVATAEHAVDLGAEVVVLPCNTASVTALSHVRAALGDTIPVVGTVPAIKPAAAQSDRIAIWATAATTASAYQARLIEEFASHRTVTSVACHGLADSIDRGDQRGISAAIAAAVAATPDDVQSVVLGCTHYPLVRGEIVAQLPTEVTMFDSAEAVANQTVRRVDEVGSSGSGTGRVSVWLSGIEGGLPASAQRYPEGKLLLDDLRAEQH, from the coding sequence ATGATCGTCGCACTGATCGACTCGGGCCTGGGGATGCTCCCCACGGCTGCGCGGCTCCGCCAGGTGCGTCCCGAGCTCGATCTGGTGCTGATGATGGATCCCGACAACGCTCCCTGGGGACCCAAACCGGATCGGTGGGTGATCGACCGGGTGGTCGCCACCGCCGAGCACGCCGTCGATCTCGGTGCCGAGGTGGTCGTGCTTCCGTGCAACACCGCCAGCGTGACGGCGCTGAGCCACGTTCGGGCCGCGCTCGGTGACACGATCCCGGTGGTGGGTACCGTCCCGGCGATCAAACCCGCTGCGGCGCAGAGTGATCGGATTGCGATCTGGGCAACGGCAGCAACGACGGCCAGTGCCTATCAAGCGCGGTTGATCGAGGAGTTCGCCTCGCATCGGACGGTGACGAGCGTGGCGTGCCACGGTCTGGCGGATTCGATCGACCGCGGAGACCAGCGGGGGATCAGCGCTGCGATCGCCGCCGCCGTGGCTGCCACTCCCGACGACGTCCAGTCGGTCGTGCTGGGGTGCACGCACTACCCGCTGGTGCGTGGCGAGATCGTTGCGCAGCTGCCCACCGAGGTGACGATGTTCGACAGCGCCGAGGCCGTGGCCAATCAGACCGTCCGACGCGTCGACGAGGTCGGCTCGAGCGGTTCGGGTACCGGCCGCGTCTCGGTGTGGCTCAGCGGAATCGAGGGCGGGTTGCCTGCGAGCGCGCAGCGGTATCCCGAAGGAAAGCTGCTACTCGACGACCTGCGAGCAGAGCAGCACTGA